From Glycine soja cultivar W05 chromosome 4, ASM419377v2, whole genome shotgun sequence, the proteins below share one genomic window:
- the LOC114410526 gene encoding uncharacterized protein LOC114410526, translating into MLNCQGWGHLENECGSADVREKKKKYSKKKAHMAQAKRQDDSESDSDGEAVVLMTTTCNFTSSGDLETWYLDIGCSNHMTCNSSWLVSLDDSKKCTIKLADHITIRSVGIGNITFKMSKGSLVVIEEVMYVPYMRCNLMSLG; encoded by the coding sequence ATGCTAAATTGTCAAGGCTGGGGACACTTAGAAAATGAATGTGGAAGTGCAGAtgtaagagagaagaagaagaaatatagTAAAAAGAAGGCTCATATGGCACAAGCAAAGCGACAAGATGATAGTGAAAGTGATTCAGATGGAGAAGCAGTTGTATTAATGACAACCACCTGCAACTTTACCAGTAGTGGAGATTTAGAAACATGGTATCTGGACATTGGTTGCTCAAATCACATGACTTGTAATTCAAGTTGGCTAGTGAGTCTTGATGATAGTAAAAAATGCACTATAAAGCTTGCAGATCACATTACTATCAGAAGTGTGGGAATTGGGAATATTACTTTCAAAATGAGTAAGGGAAGCCTTGTAGTAATAGAAGAGGTGATGTATGTGCCATATATGAGGTGTAATCTGATGAGCTTGGGCTAG